The Bacteroidales bacterium genome includes a window with the following:
- a CDS encoding BlaI/MecI/CopY family transcriptional regulator, producing the protein MKEITKAQEDLLKALWKIKEGAVSDILDNLPEPKPAYNTVATVIKVLEKKGYVSHKTYGKTHVYYPVVTQKEYAQYILKDTFRGLFNGSINQLVSTFVKSKEISLAELEELREIVEKEIHNKKQ; encoded by the coding sequence ATGAAAGAAATTACAAAAGCGCAGGAAGATCTGTTAAAAGCCCTCTGGAAAATTAAGGAAGGCGCCGTAAGCGATATTCTGGATAACCTTCCTGAGCCCAAACCTGCTTATAACACTGTGGCCACAGTGATCAAAGTACTTGAAAAGAAAGGGTATGTTTCACACAAGACATACGGAAAAACCCACGTGTATTACCCGGTTGTTACCCAGAAAGAGTATGCCCAATATATATTAAAGGACACGTTCAGGGGACTCTTCAACGGTTCAATAAACCAACTGGTTTCCACCTTTGTAAAAAGTAAGGAAATCAGCCTGGCTGAACTTGAAGAACTACGCGAGATAGTGGAGAAAGAGATTCATAATAAAAAGCAATAG